The DNA sequence TGTAGGAAACTCTGTTCCATTGTGTTCTCCACCTGCAAGGAAccaaaatagcattaaaaaaaaagaactggaaaccTGTCCTCCTTTCTCCTAACTTATAGGCACCATgaataagggggcgcctgggtggctcggagggttaagcctctgctttcagctcaggtcatgatccgggggtcctgggagcctgcttcctcttctctctgcctgcttctctgcttacttgtgatctctggcaaacaagtaaataaaatcttaaaaaaaaagaaaaaagaaaccacgAAGAGGGCTACCTTTCTCTTACTATAACTCCTTTCATTACGTTACAACTCCACGTGGGCCTTCTAACCACCCTGTTATGGTGGgcagcccccccccttttttttttgttagccCGATTTTACAGAAGTGAATTGAGACAGTCTTGGCTGTGAATAAGCAAAGCCAAGGTGTTCTGTCTTCTCAAGCTGAGAAACCCAGATAACTGCCCAGAAATTCACTCTTTTACTTCCAGTTGCAAAATAGCAAACAAGGGAGAACATGGAGACAAATGAGCCGTGAGCGTGGGTTGCTGCCCTACAACAGGGGCTCGCCAGGACAGTCTATTGTTAGGCTGAGTCTATATCTTTCCATGAGTTCCAGCTGATTCCCTCCCAAACTCTCTTGGCACCTGCAGTTTTCTCTCACCAGCTTTAGCTGCATGGGTAGGATCTTTTTCTCCATCGATTTTATCAGCAGCTTCTGTTGGGCTTCACTTAGCTCtggaggtaaataaataaataaacaaataaatataaaaatgcagtGCTGGTACAAAGGGGACTCCAGACCCGAAGGAGGCATATTTCCCGAATTTCAGTGTTCATTAATCCACACATTTATCCCAGGTTGAATGCTGCTTTAGGCTAGCACCTTTGCTAGGAGTGTCGGGTAAAAATCCTACCCCTTTCACTCAAGGAACTTGCAGGCTAGCAGAGAAGACAAAGCCAGGTGCAGGGACAGCACAGGGTGTTAAGGGACCCATAGCCAAGGAGTCTACTTTGGACTTGGTACTTGAAGGCAGGCTTTTAAAGGGGACAGACATCTCAGCTTACTCCTGAAGGACCAGGGAGTTTTTCTAAGTGGGGTAATGTTTCatgcagagggaagaagagaattcGGGGCAAGATGAGAAGATGTCACTCTCTGAAATTAAAGCTAACAAATTTCTATATAAAAGTGATGAGCttagggatggctgggtggctcagtcagttaagcctctgccttcggctcaggtcatgatcctagggtcctaggatcgagcccagccccacttcaggctctctgctcagtgggaagccttcttctccctcttcctctgcatcctGTCCCCTACTCCTGTTCCCTCTCACCccgatttctctctcaaataaataaatttaaaaaaataattttttttttaaaccagtgatGAGCTTAGCTATATGTAGAAATTTTAACTATGTGACTGGTAAAACTAGGGTTACTTCCCAACCTCTATTAGCAAGGCTAGGCTACCTTCTCAGACAATCCAAGGCGCCCAGGTGAATCCTTAGGAAGgtaaacaattttttatttttattattttgttttattttaaggcaATCTCTgttcccaacgtggggctcaaattcacaacctcaagatcaagagttgcatgctctaccaactgagccagccaggcggcccTCTAACCCATTTCTTTAAATGTAGATATAAACTATTTTAACGGTGGTATAATTTGCCTGTCATGCATGCATGGAGTTGTTcgttcgttcgttcattcattcattcatacatccGGGTGATTCATTCCGATCACTGAAGAGGTACATAAATGAAGACCTTTTTCTCTACTTACCTGTTAGGGCTCCGAGGAAATAGAGGATGCCACCCATAGCCTCCTTCGATACCAAGACATCTTTTGGGAGTGCCTCCAGGGTCACTTCATGTCCTTTGTCTAGAGCCCCTTCAAGCTGCGGGGAAAGGTAGGCAGCAGTTTAAGATAACACAGGTAAGGGGCCCAGCACGGTGCCTGGCCCATCAGAGTCCCTTGAGATATGTTAACTATCTCtcgtttccttgttttttttcaaGGTGTCAAGTTCTGAAAAGTATGGGGCTCCTGGATTTCATGGTCCCTGAGCCTTGAACTCTGGGAGGGAACTCTTGGAAGGGCACCAAGGAAGGGCCCTGCTGGCCCACAGCCTACCCTCTGTCTGTCAGCAGGTGCTTTGAGAGAAGCTGTCCTGTGTGCCCTTTTCCAGAGGCATGAGGAGGGCAGTgcagctgggtgggggtggggaggacacctGGCCAGCCTCAAGGAAGACACCCACAATTGATTCTCCCGGCCACTGACCACctctgtcctgtcctgtcctgtcctctgCCAGTTTtgacacccccccacacccacccaccagcAACCTTCCTCTGGGACCTCACCGTGAGTTCCAGGTCCTGTAGCTCCTTTTTCTTCCCGAGAAGTTTGCTGAGGCAGGTGAGCAGGGAGCTTTGCCCTGCCTGGTTTAGCTTCTTTACTTCTTGGATCTCTCTTTGAACTTCTTCTTTCAGTGTCTGGAAGTCCTCATGTTCCTCCCCTGTTGAGACAGTGAGCATGGTAAGCCAAGCGCCCTCGGTCTGGCAGCCTTCCCATCCAGCCCCCTCAGGTCCCCGTGCTCTGCTCCCAGCCTGAGCCTGACCTCTCTTCTTGACCAGGGAACATGATTATGAAGTTTCCATGAGCCCTGACTTGAGGTGTTATGGGGGATGGTCTAGGGCAAGGAGGTGGACCAGGACCTACATTATCGTCTAAGCGGACGGTTGATTCTCCCCACGTTCCCAAACCCCATCCCGTGACAGTAGACAATcgactttcttttctcttagacTCCAGCTTAAAGTTGAGAAGGAAAGTCTATTTCCCCTTCTGGAGTTATTCGACAAAGAAGAATGGCTTCGGTGACTGAGTGAAGGCGAGGATGGGTGGGTCTTTATCCAAGGATATGGGTGGATTGAGGTTAGCTTGAATCTTGGCCTGACCCTCGAGGGGCCTGGCATCCTAAGCCTCTGTACAGGGGAATAGCTTCTGGAAGCGGCTCCAGTTGCCCAGACCTGGGACTCAGCACTTGTCTTTTCCTCTCTGCAgcccactgcctcattccaaagtCTTGGGAGAAACTCAGAAAATTCCTTACCAGCATCAGATGCCAGGATAacatctgggggtggggggggggaagaaaagacaagaaTGTACTCCTCCAAAACAGTAGCCATGCCCAGGGGATGAAACATTAATGGGGGTTAGGAAATACATCCTATTTCCTGGGATGTTCCGGCTATCTTGAAGCTACACTTGCTCCATTCATGGGAGGCAGGAATGGGGCAGGAAAGAAGCTAATCCAACGTGAAAAGGGGCCCCTGGATTGATTGAGTTGGCATCACTGTGACTCAGTGACTCATCTATCCCAGATGCTGGGCAACAGAGCAGAAGATGTGCGTGGGACAGGTTACAGCTAAGGAAGCCCCCGAGGACAGAGGTCTGTGGCATCAGACCACCTGAGTAGCCTGTCTAAAGTGTTCCCCTGCCACCGCTTTTTCCTAAGTCATTGGAATTTCTGCCATGTTTTGGGGACACTTGTTTGCTGAGACCAGTCTttcagggaagaggagaagaagattggagttttaaaattctgtgtcaagggacagctgggtggctcagtcggttaagcatccaactcttgattttggctcaggtcctgatcccagggtggagggagagagccccgtgtagggctctgtgctcagttgggagtctgctcgagagtctctctccctatccctgcccctcccgcttgtgctgtctgtctgtctgtctctctcaaataaataagtaaatcttaaaaaaaaaaaaaagaaaaaatgagagaaaaaactTACGGGTGAACTTCTCCTCTGGCTTTTCTGAAGACAGAAACAATGTACATATGTCAGCATAAAACCTATTTGTGCCTTTTTATCTAGAGCGGATGTCAAGGCAGCTTTATCAGTGATCATTATAAAAACACACGGAGATTATGTTAGCTCattcccttccccccaacacacatacagTCTGGGAACACACAGTATCTCTGAGTCTTATTTCTGCTTCTGACTTCCGGTCTCTtttagtttctctgtctctctagggTAGTATTTATGTGCTTCTGTCTCCCTTTCCTGAAGTCGAGAGCAGATATTTTTGTAAAGGGACTTGGAAACAAAACGAGGGGCTCCTTGAAGGATTATGGCACATGCTAGTGGAAGGTGCAGGATTTTAGCAGATGATGTCAGGGTAGGGTGAAAGGGGAAGCAATTTCACTTACCTCCGGGAGGGAAGGTTTGCATGTTATCATTGCAGATATGTGGAATATCTGTAAGAGAGGCGAGAGCAGGAGGACCCTTAAATGGCTGCCCACCTTCCCTTCTCTATTGTCCAGTCCATGGGCTTCGCTAAGCACTAGGTCCCtgttcccaaaggccccaccaaaTCCCCTGCGCCACCTCTGTTGCGCAAGGAACTCTTCCTCCGTAAGTCCTAGGACAACTCTATTTTCTGCTTTGCATCCTAGTGCTGGTATCTGGGTCTGTTTCCTCCATGGGGTGCAGACTTTTTGAGAGCAGAAGGCGGAGCTTCTTCATCTCCgtgccccgcccccccagctAACCCGGTGCCTAGCATGCTGCAGGTGTTCAGGACCCAGGGGCTCATTTACTCCCTCTCCAGAGCAGCCCCCCTGCAGTTCTGCCCCTGGCAGCTGGGACCACAATACAGTAACTCCAGCACTCCTTCCCTGGCTTGCCACCAGAGGGGACCAGGACGCCTTAGTGCTAATGAGGGTAATTCTTGTCTGGAGGGGACAACATGCCAGTGTCTGCTCACCCCACTCATCGTTGCCTTTGACCATCAGTTGTCTCACTCGAAAGGCCAGGATGCAGCCCTTGGGGATGGTCACGGCCTCCTTGTGGTTTATGGATCCCTAGGATCAGACAGTGAAGACTTTTGAACCCTCCAAGAGTCTGAGACATGGGGTTTGGGTGGGGCACGTGCAGGGGCAGGCCCGAGCACCTCTGGGGAGATAAGAAGTTGAAAACCTTTCATTTGTGTCCCTGATTGCCTTTCCACCTAGTCTGGACTCCATGGGATACACTTTGAAGCCCTTGGGCATCATCCCGCTGACGAGGTGTATCTCCCTCCCTGGTGCAGACACAGAAAGGAACTGGACGGACCAGCTCCATCACCTGCCCGGGCATCTCCATCCCACCTGAGAGTTTCCACAGGCcctgttccttcttcctcttcgCCATCTGGCCCGTGCTCgcctccttcaggaagccttccatGACTAACCCTACTCCCAGTTCCAACTCACCCCTTGAATATTTATACAAACTAGGTTTAGGTATGTGGAGCCTTTCTTACCTACATCGAATTTTCCAGGCCTGTGTTCTCGGGGCTTTAACCTGTGTGTCTCCTCCGTGAGACTGAGAATGTCTCTCTCCAGTACACCAGGAACACCATGAGGGATGACCCATGACTATGAGTTCCCCCTTCCCTGATGGCTCCCTGTGGCATCTGGAACAGGCCTCTGGCCACACTGGGCACCCTTGACCAGAGAGAGGACTTGGGTCTGGCTGACAGGGGCCTGAGTCTTGAATAGCAGGAAGACGGAGTGGGTCATGTTCAGTATCCCAGGTAGGCACCGATGGGGAAAATGAATGTGTTTAATGCAGGCTCCAAGGAGAGGCTAAAtatagaggtgtgtgtgtgtgtgagagagagagagagagagagagagagagagagagaaccaaacCTGAAGTCCCAAGGGGGCGAAGAacgggagggagaagcagccctccGCCTTGCCGGCTCTCTCCAGAGTGACCTCCTGCACTGTCTCCACCACCTCCATGACCACATACAGGTTCTCCCCTCGCTCTTGCATCTCCTTCAGGAACGGGTGCTCGGCTgccagcttcctggggcaggggACGCACGAAGGGATGGGTCAGAACCTCTCCCCGCCTGGGCCATCGTGCGCTTTTCTGTTCTTCGGCCACTCGCAGGAGCGAGGCATCAGGGAGTCAGCCAGGCGTCAGGGAGAGGGGTGAGGACTCTGGAGTAGGAGACTGAGGCCAAAGCCCAGGTGGCAGGACAGCCACTCTGCGTCAGGGGagcctcatccataaaatgagggtAATGACACCTCCCTCCAGGGATGCTGAGAGGAAAACTAGGAAATCATCTGGCATGGCTCCTGGCCCAGAAGAGGGCCCCCTGCTTGCTCCTTcccctttttccctctgcctcagggtgccttcccctctcttccctcctccctgttcttttttttttaaattttttaatttttttttatttttaaatattttatttatttatttgacagagagagattacaagtaggcagagaggcaggcagagagagagaggagtaagcaggctccctgctgagcagagagcccgatgcgggactcgatcccaggaccctgagaccatgacctgagccgaaggcagcggcttaacccactgagccacccaggcgcccctcctccctGTTCTTAGTCCTGTTCATCTCTCCTGGGGCCCGTCTCTTAACCTCTCTCTTGCTATTAACACCAGTTCCTCCTCCCCGCTTGCTGGCTTCCAGAAACATGTCCTTTGATCTTGCCACTCCCTCAAATTacccttctgtttttttcttctttgcttcacTGGCAAGTATCTCAAAAGATGAGCCCGTACACACCGCCTTTACTTCCTCACTGTCCACTCCTAAATTAATCATTTGGCTTCTATTTCCACTCCTCAACTGAAATCCCAATGACCTCGCAACCGCCGCATTCACAGACCTTCCCTCACTCTGCACAACACCGACCTGCTGCCCAAAGCCTCCCCGTGACTCTGTCTTTTCCTGGCTTCGGTCCCACCCTGCcaccctgcttctgctcccaGCTTTCAGCCTTCTAATTCCTACCTGTTCTGTCTGTGTCTCCTGTGCTAGTTTCTTCGGTTGCTAAAATATTACATTCTCTATGTTATGTTCTCAGGTCTCTGCTATCTGGACTTCCTTGAACATCCGCTCCCCGCACCTCATTCCTATAGTTTCCATCTTTATATGGCTGACCACCCCACAGGGATCTTGACCTTGACTTCTCTCCTGAGCTCTGGGCCCGCGTTTCCAACtgccttaaaatttttcttctaaaatgagatataattggggcacctgggtggctcagtcggttgagagtctggttcttgatttcaacttgggttatgatcttgaggttgtgggaTCGGCCCCCCCATCAGGTTCTAGGCTCAGCATGGGTGGGGGATgtctgcttgggcttctctctctcttcctcaccctttgcccctccccccacttggtccctttctttctgtctctaaatcaatgaataaaatctttaaaaaataaaatgagatataattgacatatatcatcatgttagttttagatgtacaacGTATACAATATAGCGTTGTTGACTGTGGTCACTCAGCTAATGCCTCACTGGACCCAAAAACTCAAAATGTCCAGAAGGAGCTCACAGTCTTTCTCTCCAAATACTTCTAAAGTTTGTCTTCTTGTTTCTGTTCATGTCATCACTTGGGTCAAGTCTCAGAGTTAATTTTTTAACGTTttcatatatgtaattattttaataaaagttgtattaaggtatacaacattttttaaagtttttttttttttggttcatttgtttaggttttttttgtttgttttgtttgttttgttttgtttttagtaatctctatacccagtgcaaggcttaaactcacaaccccaagatcaagagttgcatgctctttcaactgagccagccaggcaccccacagaatgTTTTGACATACCTCTACATAGAGAAATGGTTGGTACAGTCAAGCTAATGAACATAGCTAGCTCCTCACACAGGTACCATTTTGTGCATGTGTGGTGATcgactctcttagcaaatttcccGTGGACAGCATACAATTATTAACTATTTATCGTGTTGGACATTGGCTCTCCATCAGCATCATCTCTGACCAAaccttctccctcaccctgcaATCAGCCATCAAGTCCAGTCCATTCTGATGCCCCAAAGGTGCCCCAGCCCCAACAGGTTCCTCCCTCTTTATGCTGACTGCTCTTCCCAGTTCTTGTCTTCATTTTGCATCTCTGATGGACAGTGGAATGGTgtcttgcctgtctgcctgtcctCTACCTGTCACACTTCCTCTGTCTGGCCAGATTAATCACCATGCACATCAAAGCATCTTtgggggggttcctgggtggctcagtcgttaagtgtctgcctttggctcaggtcatgatcccagggtcctgggatcgagccccacattgggctcccggctcagcggaagcctgcttctctctctcccactatccctgcttgtgttccctctctcactgagtctctctctgtcaaataaataaaatcttaaaaaaacaaaaacaggggcgcctgggtggctcagcgggttaaagcctctgcttcggctcaggtcatgatcccagggttctgggattgagccctgcattgggctctctgctcagcggggagcctgcttccttctctctctctctctctgtctgcctctctgccttcttgtgatctctgtcaaatgaataaataaaatcttaaaaaaaaccccaaaacaacaaacaaacaaacaaaaaccccaaagcaTCCTTGGGGTCCCCCTGAAGCCTATAGAATAGTTCCACATCCTTGACCAGGCACCTGGGTCCTCCATGATCTGGGCCTTAgcctctgcctcccacttgctCCTACTTTTTCTGCTCCTGCCAAACCAGCTCTTCATGCTCCCTAGTGGTTTTGAGATTTCTCACCCACGTGTCTTTCTAATGTCCTTCTCCCAGACCTTCATGTTCAATTTCTACTCATCTTTCAAGGCCTGGATCATGGGCTGCCTCCTCCATGAAGTCCCCCTTCATTCCCCAGCCAGAAGTCCCTCCAGCCTGCCACAAAACTCAAGCAAAGTCCTCCTAGACACTATCTCTCACCCTGGATTATAGTTAcgttttacagatttttttttttaaaagccctagattgtgagattctttttttttttttaaagattttatttatttatttggcagagagagatcacaagtaagcagagaggcaggcagagagagagagagagagagaggaggaagcagtctccctgcagagcagagagcccgatgtggggctcgaccccaggaccccgagatcatgacctgagccaaaggcagaggcttaaccccccgagccacctaggcaccccgatTGTGAGATTCTTATACAAAGATATTCCAATGCACCCCGGCTCCTAGTGGGGTGTTTTGCACTCCTTTGAGGCTGTATGAATATTTAAGCACCCCATcacttccctcctgcctcccttcttTCAGCCACCACTTAACTACTTAAAAGTCAGTTCCCCTGGCAAGCACCCCCATTTGAGGTGCCCAGCATTGACATGGCATCAGCCACACCCCCTGTGCTGTGGGAGCAGCGTTCCCAAGGGCTGCCTGGTGTAGGTATAGGACCGGGCAGACGGCTTGATTTATGGGAGCAGAAGGCTGTGCCCAAGCTTCAGTAGGGAGCAGATAAGACCTTTTCCCTTTTATAGAGTCAAGTTTAGGAAGGAACCCTAGAAGTTTTCATGGAACCACATcatttttcaggaaagaaaactgaggtcctgagaggaaaagttattttttccaaggtcacatagtaAGTTAATGTGAACATGCTcatactcgtgtgtgtgtgtgtgtgtgtgtgtgtgtgtgtgagagagagagagagagagagcgagagaaagaatgagagaggggaGTAGTACTGGGAGTCGTGGAAAGAGATGTCTAGGAGTGATTAGGAGATGCACCCATGGACCACAtggtcatctttttctttctttcttttttttctttggagatttatttatttatttgacagagagagagagagcacaagccggggagcagcaggcagagggagaagcagactctccactgagcagggagcctgaggcaggactcgatcccaggaccctgggatcatgacctgagccaaaggcagatgcctaatgactgagcctcccaggtgcccccagaatggtCACCTTTAAGAGCTCTACTGTGATGACCCATAGGTGAAGGTCAGTGTGAGGGCCCTGCCATTATTAACTCAGGGCCCAAAGCAGCCTTTCCAACCACCCAGCCATCCTGGGAgccccccagccctgccacaCTCACCTCTCCTGGTGCAAGGTCTCCAGAGCCTTAGGGGCCACACTGAGTGTCTGGACCTCCAGGGTACTGCTCCGGGACAGCCCCGCAGTCCCCGTGACCTTGACTGTCTTTGGCACATCCACCTCTCCCTCCACTCGGGCATCCAGCATATTCTTAAAGCTAAAGTTCCCAGAGTCTGTCGGATCTGCAGGAGAGAGAAGATGAAAGGGGCCAGGCTGAGGGGcatccctcttcccctgcctcctgggagagcTCAGGGCTACGTGACACCAAAGCACAACCGGGCAGAGGGAGCTTTGGGTTCCCCCTCGTAAACCAGGGCCTGGCGCCCACCCATTGGGGCCCAGCCTTGCGCCCGCACTGACCTGCAGGCGAGCTGCCAGCTTCTAGAACGTCCAGGAGGGTGTAGTCTGTGCGGACATACCGGGCACCCCAGAAGAGCgtgctcttcctcttccttagCACCAGGCAGAAGGGGTGGAAGCGCTTGAAGTCTATGAGGCTGTCAAGGGGCGTCAGGTCCCCTCTAGGGTTTAGCTGTCTGGCCAGGGCTCGGGTGACATTTTCAAAGATGGTCATTTTCTCTGTTGGGATCGGGTTTTGGGGGGAGACAGGAGAGTGATAAGCTGGGAGACCGGGACATGGTAAGGGCTGCAGCGGAGAGAGATCACctggctttgggggagggggtgccttTAAAGATGCTGggacacggggcacctgggtggctcagtgggttaaacctctgccttcagctcgggtcatgatctcacggtcctgggatcgagccccacatggggctctttgctcggcagggagcctgcttccctctctctctctgcctgtctctttgcctacttgtgatctctgtctgtcaaataaataaataaaattaaaaaaaaaagatgctgggaCACTAGGAATGTCAGAGCTGAAAGCAATGCAAGGCACCTCCGCTTTGTGAGGAGGAAAAGCAGCTGAAAAAGTTGAGGCAACTTGCCCGATGTCACACGGCTGCAGAGAGAAGCCATGCCTTGCCTGTCAAGGGTTTTTGCGTACAGCTCATTCATGTCCCTCACAAACTTGAACTTGGAGCTGGGCTGGGACGTTTCACGCGTGAAGGAAGTCAAGCTTCTCCCATGCAGCTCTGCccagcttcccttcccccagagaactCTGATGGCTGGCACCGGGGAGTCCGGGAGCCAGGCAGCCCCCACTGGTGCCAAGGGCCTGAGGAGGCAGACGCGGTTCGCCTGCCCTGTTGCCCCTTCTTTGGGTGGAGGTCACTTCTCTTGTGCCCACCCCCTGGCTCCTGCCTCAGAGCAGACTCGCTTCCCGCCAGGGGCCACCCAGTACACCCAGGCATTTCAATCGTTGCCTTGGCTCCCTCTGCTTCTAGTACACTCCCTCCCAATCTAAAGAATCCCTATTCATCCCTCTAAGATTCAATCTGGGTCACCTCTTTTgtggctcccttccccctccccttcaggCAGCTAGTGACTCtatcctgtgtccccagagcaCTTTGTACGCTCCCTTCCTGAACACCTGCAACCTGACGTTGTTCGTGTTGTTATGATCTGTTCTCCTGGCTCTCGCCTACTCGACTGTGGCCTCCCAGAGGGCAGGAAATGAGTCTTAGTCATCTAGGCACCGAGCACAGCACCTGGTGCAGGCCTAGAGCCTGGCAGATGTAtgtggaaagaatgaatgaggaaatgaatgaatgaatgtggccCTGGGAGACATATACTGGGGTGCGAGGGCCCCGGAGAATGTGGGGTCTGCAAGAGCCTGAACTTCAGAGCCTCAAGTCCTGGCCTTAGAGGTTCAAGTCCAGGTTCTTTGGCTGGGTGGCTCGCTGGCCCAGCCGTGGGTGGGAAAGGACGCACCAGCTAGCCTGGAACTGCCCTCACTGCCCCCATGGGCCCCTCACAGAGTCAGAGAAGCGGGAGGCACATAAGCAGGTGCATGGGCCACCTGCCAATCACATGGACTCCAAGGTGCCTTTTTAACCCCTCCTTCCCGGGTGGGCTGGGATGGGACAGGACAACCTCCAGGGGCCAGTCAGATGCCTGTGGGAAGGGATCAGGAAACTTCTGTCTCTTCCTTACCAGAGAGGGGCTCCCAGGACCACTTCTCACTTCCCCCTGCAAGGCTTATGAAGATATGTTCTCCCCGGGCTCTAGGGGACTCCTAGGCTACCCACCTTCCCTACCCACCTTCCCTACCCACCCATGTTCTCATTCATCCCTAGaacacccccacctcccctgctgtCACCAAGCTCTTACCAGACAGCCGTTTCAGGTCCTGTCCAGCAGCCGGATCAGGGATAAGGGCCCAGGACTTGCTCAGTCTGCAGGTTGAGGGAGCTACTGTCCCTCTCCAGCATGGGCGACAGCTTTATGCCTCTCTGGAGGCAAGGATGTAGGCTTCCAGGGACCCCGCCTGCCCCATGACCCCACCCCTCTCCTGCTCTACTTCCGGGAGAACAGCATCAACCTGTTCCACGCgtgccctgccccaggccctaGGCCCTGGCCTCCTGAGGGCTGTGGGGGCGGGAAGCTGCCTGGCAGGTGCCAGCGTGGGTGGAAGGAGCCAGACCAGAGACAGGTGGCCACTGAGTCTTGGCTCGCTGGgttgagaggagaggaaggaaggcacCTTTGGGAGAGAGGCCACGGAGAGGCAGTGGGAGGTGTGTGCATCTGTATGTGGACATGTGCTGAGGGAAGGCATCTCTGTTCTGTCACCATCATGGTCATTGGGAAGCATCTTGGATTCATGATGAGGCCTTGTGGGCGTGATCAGGGGGCAAGAAATCCTGTATGTCCACAGATTCCAATCGAAAGCAGAGTGGCTAAAAAGTTGTACTCTATCTTTCTGCTGGTCTGTCTGCACATCACTCCCTCCTGCCCTTTGTTTTAGCTACAAAGATGTGTCAATGGCACCGCTAGCCACCTATGTCTGTGTaggcagagatggagacagaCCAAGTGGTTTTCTGGTGTGTTGTGTTCAGCATGTCGGCTCCTCTGGGAGTGTTGTACCCACACAGACACGCAGTGGCAGAGCGGAGTGAGTGGCAAGACTAAAGGGTACATCTGTCTTGGGAGCTGTTCTGAAGACTGTGTcagataggaatttttttttttctttcaaagattttatttatttatttgacagagagaaggatcacaagtaggcagagaagtaggcagagagagatggggaagcaggctccccgctgagcagagagccggatgcgggtcgatcccaggacctcaagatcatgac is a window from the Neovison vison isolate M4711 chromosome 5, ASM_NN_V1, whole genome shotgun sequence genome containing:
- the GSDMA gene encoding gasdermin-A isoform X2; the protein is MTIFENVTRALARQLNPRGDLTPLDSLIDFKRFHPFCLVLRKRKSTLFWGARYVRTDYTLLDVLEAGSSPADPTDSGNFSFKNMLDARVEGEVDVPKTVKVTGTAGLSRSSTLEVQTLSVAPKALETLHQERKLAAEHPFLKEMQERGENLYVVMEVVETVQEVTLERAGKAEGCFSLPFFAPLGLQGSINHKEAVTIPKGCILAFRVRQLMVKGNDEWDIPHICNDNMQTFPPGDVILASDAGEEHEDFQTLKEEVQREIQEVKKLNQAGQSSLLTCLSKLLGKKKELQDLELTLEGALDKGHEVTLEALPKDVLVSKEAMGGILYFLGALTELSEAQQKLLIKSMEKKILPMQLKLVENTMEQSFLQDKEGVFPLQPDLLSSLGEEELTLTEALVGLSGLEVQRSGPQYTWDPDTLPRLCALYAGLSLLQLLTKAS
- the GSDMA gene encoding gasdermin-A isoform X1, which codes for MTIFENVTRALARQLNPRGDLTPLDSLIDFKRFHPFCLVLRKRKSTLFWGARYVRTDYTLLDVLEAGSSPADPTDSGNFSFKNMLDARVEGEVDVPKTVKVTGTAGLSRSSTLEVQTLSVAPKALETLHQERKLAAEHPFLKEMQERGENLYVVMEVVETVQEVTLERAGKAEGCFSLPFFAPLGLQGSINHKEAVTIPKGCILAFRVRQLMVKGNDEWDIPHICNDNMQTFPPGEKPEEKFTHVILASDAGEEHEDFQTLKEEVQREIQEVKKLNQAGQSSLLTCLSKLLGKKKELQDLELTLEGALDKGHEVTLEALPKDVLVSKEAMGGILYFLGALTELSEAQQKLLIKSMEKKILPMQLKLVENTMEQSFLQDKEGVFPLQPDLLSSLGEEELTLTEALVGLSGLEVQRSGPQYTWDPDTLPRLCALYAGLSLLQLLTKAS
- the GSDMA gene encoding gasdermin-A isoform X3 is translated as MTIFENVTRALARQLNPRGDLTPLDSLIDFKRFHPFCLVLRKRKSTLFWGARYVRTDYTLLDVLEAGSSPADPTDSGNFSFKNMLDARVEGEVDVPKTVKVTGTAGLSRSSTLEVQTLSVAPKALETLHQERKLAAEHPFLKEMQERGENLYVVMEVVETVQEVTLERAGKAEGCFSLPFFAPLGLQGSINHKEAVTIPKGCILAFRVRQLMVKGNDEWDIPHICNDNMQTFPPGGEEHEDFQTLKEEVQREIQEVKKLNQAGQSSLLTCLSKLLGKKKELQDLELTLEGALDKGHEVTLEALPKDVLVSKEAMGGILYFLGALTELSEAQQKLLIKSMEKKILPMQLKLVENTMEQSFLQDKEGVFPLQPDLLSSLGEEELTLTEALVGLSGLEVQRSGPQYTWDPDTLPRLCALYAGLSLLQLLTKAS